From Rudanella lutea DSM 19387, a single genomic window includes:
- a CDS encoding sugar phosphate isomerase/epimerase family protein, giving the protein MKTMKGPGVFLAQFLGDTAPFNSLDTIARYMADLGYKGIQLPTWDPRVIDLKQASESKTYCDELKGKLADIGVEITELSTHLQGQLVAVHPSYAAMFDGFGPAELAGKPKDQQAWAVNQLMMAAKASQNLGLTSHVSFTGALLWPFMYPWPQRPAGLVETGFTELANRWKPILDAFDEAGVNVGYELHPGEDVHDGVTFEMFLEKLNNHPRAGINYDPSHFVLQCLDYLQFIDFYHERIYAYHVKDAEFNPTGKQGVYGGFQGWVERAGRFRSLGDGQVDFGGIFSKLAQYDYDGWAVLEWECALKHPEQGAAEGAPFIESHIIRVTERAFDDFAGTGADEAFNKKVLGL; this is encoded by the coding sequence ATGAAAACAATGAAAGGGCCAGGTGTTTTTCTGGCACAATTTCTCGGAGATACAGCCCCTTTTAACTCTCTCGATACCATCGCCCGTTATATGGCCGACCTCGGCTACAAGGGCATTCAGCTTCCGACCTGGGACCCACGGGTAATTGACCTGAAGCAGGCTTCGGAAAGCAAAACGTATTGCGACGAGCTGAAAGGCAAACTCGCCGATATTGGCGTCGAAATCACCGAACTATCGACCCACCTGCAAGGGCAGTTGGTAGCCGTTCACCCATCGTACGCAGCCATGTTCGATGGATTCGGGCCGGCCGAACTGGCGGGTAAGCCGAAAGATCAACAGGCGTGGGCCGTGAATCAGCTGATGATGGCGGCCAAGGCGAGCCAAAATCTGGGGCTCACCTCACACGTTTCGTTTACGGGGGCCCTGTTGTGGCCGTTTATGTACCCGTGGCCGCAGCGCCCGGCAGGCCTGGTTGAAACGGGCTTCACCGAACTCGCCAATCGTTGGAAACCAATCCTGGATGCGTTCGACGAAGCAGGTGTGAACGTCGGGTACGAACTGCACCCCGGCGAAGACGTGCACGATGGTGTCACGTTTGAAATGTTCCTCGAAAAGCTGAACAACCACCCCCGGGCCGGTATCAACTACGACCCGAGCCACTTTGTGTTGCAGTGCCTCGACTATCTGCAGTTTATCGATTTCTACCACGAGCGTATCTACGCATACCACGTGAAAGATGCCGAGTTTAACCCAACGGGCAAGCAAGGTGTGTACGGTGGCTTCCAGGGCTGGGTTGAGCGGGCCGGTCGGTTCCGTTCGCTCGGCGACGGTCAGGTTGATTTCGGCGGTATTTTCTCCAAACTGGCGCAGTACGACTACGACGGCTGGGCGGTGTTGGAGTGGGAGTGTGCCCTGAAGCACCCTGAGCAGGGAGCCGCCGAAGGCGCGCCCTTCATCGAAAGCCACATTATCCGGGTTACGGAACGTGCTTTCGACGACTTCGCCGGTACGGGTGCCGATGAGGCTTTTAACAAGAAGGTTCTGGGGCTGTAA
- a CDS encoding Gfo/Idh/MocA family protein: protein MQKIQVGVVGTGFIGPAHIEALRRLPNVEVVALCEVTQELAESKAAQLGIPRAYTFDELLKQDDIQAVHICTPNFLHYSQSKAALLAGKHVICEKPLAKDLAEAEELVALAKQTGLVNAVHFNLRYYPLVRQMKVMREKGELGEVYSIIGSYLQDWLFYETDYNWRLEPDKSGDSRAIADIGSHLMDILEYVTGVKTTAVMADFNTIHKTRKKPLKAVETYSGKMLQPEDYADVPINTEDHANVLLRFDNGNRGVVTVSQVSAGRKNQLKIEISGSKKTFAFDSESPNQLWIGNRDGYNQTMTDDPSLVHAETRSVISFPGGHNEGFPDTSKQMFKEVYAAIEAGKQPENPTYPTFEDGYRELLICERILESSRKQAWVEV, encoded by the coding sequence ATGCAAAAAATCCAAGTTGGTGTTGTTGGTACCGGGTTTATCGGCCCCGCTCACATTGAAGCACTCCGTCGGTTACCCAATGTTGAAGTCGTTGCCCTCTGCGAAGTGACGCAGGAGCTGGCCGAATCGAAAGCCGCTCAACTGGGTATTCCCCGCGCCTATACATTCGATGAGCTGCTCAAGCAGGACGACATTCAGGCTGTGCATATCTGTACGCCCAACTTCCTGCACTACAGTCAGTCGAAAGCGGCTCTGCTGGCGGGTAAGCACGTGATCTGCGAAAAACCCTTAGCCAAGGATCTGGCCGAAGCCGAGGAACTTGTCGCTCTGGCGAAGCAAACCGGTCTGGTCAATGCTGTTCACTTCAACCTGCGGTACTACCCGCTGGTGCGTCAGATGAAGGTGATGCGCGAAAAAGGCGAACTGGGCGAGGTGTACAGCATTATTGGCTCGTACCTGCAGGACTGGCTCTTTTACGAAACCGACTACAACTGGCGTCTTGAGCCCGATAAGTCGGGTGATTCGCGGGCGATTGCCGACATTGGCTCGCACTTGATGGATATTCTGGAGTACGTGACCGGCGTGAAGACCACCGCCGTCATGGCCGACTTCAATACTATCCACAAAACCCGTAAGAAGCCGCTGAAGGCCGTTGAGACCTATTCGGGTAAGATGCTGCAGCCGGAAGATTACGCCGATGTACCCATCAATACCGAAGACCATGCCAACGTATTGCTTCGTTTCGACAACGGCAATCGGGGTGTTGTCACGGTGTCGCAGGTGTCGGCTGGCCGGAAGAACCAGCTGAAAATCGAGATTTCGGGCTCGAAGAAAACGTTTGCCTTTGATTCAGAATCGCCTAACCAACTCTGGATTGGTAACCGCGACGGCTACAACCAAACCATGACCGACGACCCGTCGCTCGTACATGCCGAAACGCGCTCGGTGATCAGCTTCCCCGGCGGGCACAATGAGGGTTTTCCGGATACGTCGAAGCAGATGTTCAAGGAAGTGTACGCAGCTATCGAAGCCGGTAAGCAACCTGAGAACCCCACGTACCCAACATTTGAAGACGGCTACCGCGAACTACTCATCTGCGAGCGGATTCTGGAAAGCAGCCGTAAGCAGGCGTGGGTGGAGGTGTAA
- a CDS encoding Gfo/Idh/MocA family protein has product MGQIGGSLDAFIGAVHRRAATFDNEIELVCGVFSQSPEKSKATGKALYLPDNRVYESFEEMILREKELPEGERMDFVSIVTPNHMHFPPAKMALENGFHVICDKPMTLNLEEAKELVGIVEKSGLVFGLTHNYTGYPMIKEARDIVRNGKLGKIRKVVVEYPQGWLSKYEEGNNYKQAIWRTDPTKSGAAGCMGDIGTHAENLAEYVTGLKIEELCADLSTFVPGRLLDDDGNVLLRFEGGAKGVLHASQISNGEENALKIYVYGELGGLEWHQMEPNTLHYKSQEGHRLLRPAVGDLSAAAKAHGRMPSGHPEGFFEAFANIYRNFAFAVKAHMNGQQPDPLYDFPSVYDGVRGLAFIDTVLASNSSNEKWTKFKE; this is encoded by the coding sequence ATGGGTCAGATCGGGGGTAGCCTCGATGCATTCATAGGAGCTGTTCACCGTCGGGCCGCCACATTTGATAATGAAATTGAGTTGGTTTGTGGTGTTTTTAGCCAATCACCCGAAAAATCGAAAGCAACCGGAAAGGCCCTGTACCTGCCCGATAATCGTGTTTATGAAAGCTTCGAGGAGATGATTCTCCGCGAAAAAGAACTGCCCGAAGGCGAGCGTATGGACTTTGTCAGCATCGTGACGCCTAACCATATGCACTTCCCACCGGCCAAAATGGCCCTCGAAAATGGGTTCCACGTTATTTGCGACAAGCCCATGACGCTGAACCTGGAGGAGGCCAAAGAGCTGGTTGGCATTGTGGAGAAAAGCGGATTGGTCTTCGGCCTGACGCACAACTACACGGGCTATCCGATGATTAAAGAGGCCCGCGATATTGTCCGTAACGGTAAGTTGGGGAAAATCCGGAAAGTGGTGGTCGAGTACCCGCAGGGCTGGCTATCGAAGTACGAAGAAGGCAACAATTACAAGCAGGCGATTTGGCGTACCGACCCGACCAAATCGGGCGCGGCCGGCTGTATGGGCGACATTGGCACGCATGCCGAGAATTTGGCTGAATACGTAACGGGTCTGAAAATTGAAGAATTATGCGCTGACCTGAGCACGTTTGTCCCGGGTCGTTTGCTCGATGACGACGGCAACGTTCTGCTCCGGTTTGAGGGCGGAGCCAAAGGCGTACTGCATGCCAGTCAGATTTCAAATGGCGAAGAGAACGCCCTGAAAATCTACGTGTACGGCGAACTCGGCGGTCTGGAGTGGCATCAGATGGAGCCCAACACCCTGCACTACAAATCGCAGGAAGGCCACCGACTGTTGCGCCCGGCCGTAGGTGATCTGAGCGCAGCAGCCAAAGCACACGGCCGGATGCCATCGGGCCACCCCGAAGGATTCTTCGAAGCATTTGCCAATATTTACCGCAATTTTGCCTTTGCCGTAAAGGCACACATGAACGGTCAGCAGCCCGATCCGCTGTACGATTTCCCGTCGGTGTACGATGGCGTTCGTGGCCTGGCGTTTATTGATACGGTACTGGCATCGAACAGCTCTAATGAAAAGTGGACGAAGTTTAAAGAGTGA
- a CDS encoding four helix bundle protein — MTTDDKDETNMDWSVEEYIVDYSGHSKSEFLDDIQGRLKKFMLRCLSVCRALPTAYEAQHFSRQLIRSSSSATANFRAVRRGRSEKEYYAKLSVVIEELDESLFWLETLVDANLVASSRLAGLLDEGYQILKILSKSRKTATKQRE, encoded by the coding sequence ATGACAACCGACGACAAAGACGAAACGAATATGGATTGGTCTGTTGAGGAGTATATTGTTGACTATTCAGGCCATTCTAAAAGTGAGTTTTTGGACGATATTCAAGGGCGATTGAAGAAATTTATGCTCCGTTGTCTGTCGGTTTGCCGGGCATTGCCGACTGCGTATGAAGCACAACACTTCAGTCGGCAGCTAATTCGTTCATCGTCCTCGGCTACTGCTAATTTTCGTGCCGTCCGGCGTGGGCGCAGCGAGAAAGAGTATTATGCAAAATTGAGTGTCGTTATTGAAGAACTCGATGAATCACTCTTTTGGCTCGAAACACTGGTGGATGCCAATTTGGTAGCATCGTCTCGATTAGCAGGCCTTCTCGACGAGGGCTATCAAATCCTCAAAATCTTGTCCAAATCACGTAAAACAGCAACAAAACAGAGAGAGTGA